The following coding sequences lie in one Thermosulfuriphilus ammonigenes genomic window:
- a CDS encoding NUDIX domain-containing protein has protein sequence MGTKKEIICPQCGQKVFLYRNPVPTVDIIIELNEGIVLIKRANPPYGWALPGGFVDYGETLEEAARREALEETGLAVELICQLHTYSDPNRDPRQHTISTVFVARAKGVPKGGDDAREARIFSLEALPEPLAFDHRQILEDYIAWRNGHRREETGQTPTCR, from the coding sequence ATGGGTACCAAAAAAGAAATAATCTGTCCTCAATGTGGCCAAAAGGTCTTCCTTTATCGCAACCCCGTCCCTACGGTGGACATCATCATCGAGCTCAATGAAGGTATTGTCCTTATAAAGCGAGCCAACCCTCCCTACGGCTGGGCTCTTCCCGGGGGATTTGTCGACTACGGTGAGACTTTAGAAGAGGCCGCCAGGAGAGAGGCCCTGGAGGAGACCGGTCTGGCAGTGGAGCTAATATGTCAGCTCCATACCTATTCTGACCCCAATCGAGACCCAAGACAACATACTATCTCCACCGTCTTTGTGGCCCGGGCCAAAGGGGTCCCCAAGGGTGGAGATGATGCCCGGGAAGCCCGAATATTCTCTTTAGAGGCTCTCCCGGAGCCTTTAGCATTTGATCATCGCCAGATTCTGGAGGACTATATTGCCTGGAGAAATGGACATCGCCGAGAAGAAACAGGCCAAACTCCTACTTGTAGATGA
- a CDS encoding TetR/AcrR family transcriptional regulator, producing MRQGDKRQKILQAAIKVFARKGFFNSRISEIAKEAGVADGTIYLYFNNKYDILITIFEKEMGAIIQKVKSELAGIDDPRKKLERFAYLHLSLVEENRDLAEVIQVELRQSTKFMKEYRNKKFAEYVNIISGIVRGGQASGVFRQDVMPGIFKRAFFGALDEMSRFWILSPRKKYSIATAARQISSFFLEGILTDEARQSS from the coding sequence ATGAGACAGGGCGATAAAAGACAGAAGATTCTCCAGGCGGCTATTAAGGTCTTCGCCCGGAAGGGCTTTTTTAACTCCCGAATCTCTGAGATAGCCAAAGAGGCCGGCGTGGCCGATGGAACCATATATCTTTATTTCAACAACAAATACGATATCCTCATCACCATCTTTGAGAAGGAGATGGGGGCCATCATTCAGAAGGTCAAAAGTGAACTGGCCGGGATAGACGATCCGCGTAAGAAATTGGAACGTTTCGCCTATCTTCATCTCTCCCTGGTGGAGGAAAACCGGGATTTGGCTGAAGTAATTCAGGTGGAGCTTCGACAAAGCACCAAATTCATGAAGGAATATCGCAACAAGAAGTTTGCCGAATACGTGAACATCATCTCCGGAATTGTCCGTGGTGGTCAGGCCAGTGGAGTCTTCCGCCAGGACGTAATGCCGGGGATCTTCAAACGGGCCTTTTTTGGGGCTCTGGATGAGATGTCCCGTTTCTGGATCCTTTCCCCCCGTAAAAAGTACAGCATTGCTACGGCTGCCCGGCAGATAAGTTCCTTTTTCTTAGAGGGAATCCTTACCGACGAGGCCCGGCAGTCTTCTTGA
- the hisB gene encoding imidazoleglycerol-phosphate dehydratase HisB, translating into MREISLTRKTGETEISLRFALKPGPISLKTPVGFLNHMLHLFAAHGGFSLDLVARGDIEVDYHHTVEDIGICLGEALGEALGEREGISRYGHAVVPMEEALARVSLDLCRRPALVFRANIPVERIGLFDTELVKEFLKALAYTAPFTLHVEIPYGENAHHMIEAAFKALGRALRQAISPGHLKVASTKGVL; encoded by the coding sequence GTGAGAGAAATTTCTTTGACACGTAAAACAGGAGAAACGGAAATCTCTCTTCGCTTTGCCCTTAAACCAGGACCAATTAGTCTTAAGACACCAGTAGGCTTTCTCAATCACATGCTTCACCTCTTTGCGGCCCATGGGGGATTCAGTCTGGATCTGGTGGCTCGGGGTGATATCGAAGTGGACTATCACCATACAGTAGAGGACATTGGCATCTGTCTGGGGGAGGCCCTGGGAGAGGCCCTGGGGGAGAGGGAGGGAATATCCCGTTACGGCCATGCCGTTGTTCCCATGGAGGAGGCTCTGGCCAGGGTAAGTCTTGATCTCTGTCGGCGTCCGGCTCTGGTTTTTAGAGCCAACATCCCCGTGGAGAGAATCGGCCTCTTTGACACCGAGCTTGTCAAAGAGTTTTTAAAGGCTCTGGCCTACACGGCCCCTTTTACCCTCCACGTGGAAATCCCCTATGGGGAGAATGCCCATCACATGATCGAGGCGGCCTTCAAAGCCCTGGGGAGGGCCTTGCGTCAGGCCATAAGTCCGGGCCATCTTAAGGTGGCCTCTACCAAAGGAGTCCTCTGA
- a CDS encoding GGDEF domain-containing response regulator: MPGEMDIAEKKQAKLLLVDDDASVLSLLAEFVAHLGYPYKTAKDGLEALKRLEKEDFDVVITDLIMPRLDGLSLIKEIKKHWPEVDVIVITGYGREFRYSDVIKAGASDFINKPFDLDELEAKLSRVLRERALLAELQRLTREDPLTGLYNRRFFEDKLKEECHRAWRLKHPLFLMMIDIDHFKEYNDTYGHQAGDEVLKGLAEVIKSSIRQNVDWGFRYGGDEFSVIVTHAGPEEIRKVAERIRRRYEAKNFEPTSISIGVAPFRCQNDPSPRDIDDLIFRADEALYEAKKAGGNKIIVAD, from the coding sequence TTGCCTGGAGAAATGGACATCGCCGAGAAGAAACAGGCCAAACTCCTACTTGTAGATGACGACGCCTCGGTCCTTTCCCTGCTGGCCGAATTTGTGGCCCATCTGGGCTATCCCTATAAAACAGCAAAAGACGGCCTCGAGGCCCTAAAGCGGCTGGAGAAAGAGGACTTCGATGTCGTCATTACCGATCTCATCATGCCCCGACTCGATGGGCTTTCGCTCATCAAAGAGATCAAGAAACACTGGCCCGAGGTAGACGTCATTGTCATCACTGGCTACGGTCGAGAGTTCCGCTACAGCGATGTCATCAAAGCCGGAGCCAGTGACTTCATCAACAAGCCGTTTGATCTGGACGAGCTGGAAGCCAAGCTCTCCCGGGTCTTGAGGGAAAGGGCCCTTTTGGCCGAACTTCAGCGACTCACCAGAGAAGACCCTCTCACCGGGCTTTATAACCGGCGCTTTTTCGAAGACAAACTCAAGGAAGAATGCCATCGGGCCTGGCGTCTTAAACATCCGCTTTTTCTGATGATGATCGACATTGACCACTTCAAGGAGTACAACGACACCTACGGTCATCAGGCCGGAGATGAAGTCCTTAAAGGGCTGGCTGAGGTCATTAAAAGCTCTATCCGCCAGAACGTGGACTGGGGATTCCGCTATGGAGGGGATGAGTTTTCCGTAATTGTCACCCACGCCGGCCCGGAAGAGATCCGCAAGGTGGCCGAACGTATCCGGCGACGTTATGAAGCCAAAAATTTTGAGCCCACCAGCATCTCCATCGGAGTCGCTCCCTTTCGGTGCCAGAACGACCCCTCTCCCAGAGACATAGATGATCTCATCTTCCGGGCTGATGAGGCCCTCTATGAGGCCAAAAAGGCCGGAGGCAACAAGATTATCGTGGCTGACTAG
- a CDS encoding inositol monophosphatase family protein, protein MKEILETLKETALLAGDFIRKLYEHPHQINHKGEIDLVTEADLGAEEIIVQNLKQNFPNVAILAEEKVKEAPGETYFLVDPLDGTTNFAHGFPWFAVSLAFVQKGRPEIGVIYHPMLDELFWARRGQGAFLGQRRISVSSTARLSESLLATGFPYDVHQRPEPVLAAFSAFIVRAQGIRRAGAAALDLAYVACGRFDGFWEIKLKPWDTAAGVLLVEEAGGRVTDFRGGAYSPFAQTIVATNGRIHEQMVAITSNFLP, encoded by the coding sequence ATGAAGGAGATCCTGGAAACGCTCAAAGAAACGGCCCTCCTGGCGGGGGATTTTATCCGCAAGCTCTACGAGCATCCTCACCAGATAAACCACAAAGGCGAGATAGACCTGGTCACAGAGGCCGATCTTGGCGCCGAGGAGATTATCGTCCAGAACCTAAAGCAGAATTTCCCCAACGTGGCTATCCTGGCCGAAGAAAAGGTCAAGGAAGCCCCCGGCGAAACATATTTTCTGGTGGATCCTCTGGATGGGACAACCAATTTTGCCCACGGCTTTCCCTGGTTTGCCGTCTCCCTGGCCTTTGTTCAGAAGGGACGGCCAGAAATCGGAGTCATCTATCATCCTATGCTGGACGAACTGTTCTGGGCCCGGCGGGGCCAGGGAGCCTTTCTGGGCCAGCGCCGTATCTCTGTTTCCAGCACCGCAAGACTCTCAGAATCCCTGTTGGCCACGGGGTTTCCTTATGATGTTCATCAAAGGCCTGAGCCGGTCCTGGCAGCCTTTTCGGCCTTTATCGTCCGGGCCCAGGGAATTCGCCGCGCCGGAGCCGCGGCCCTCGATCTGGCCTATGTGGCCTGCGGACGCTTTGATGGCTTCTGGGAGATAAAACTCAAACCCTGGGACACAGCCGCCGGCGTTCTCCTGGTGGAGGAGGCCGGAGGGCGGGTAACAGATTTTCGAGGAGGAGCCTACAGCCCCTTTGCCCAGACCATTGTGGCCACCAACGGCCGCATCCATGAACAGATGGTCGCCATAACTAGCAATTTTCTACCTTAG
- a CDS encoding ribonuclease catalytic domain-containing protein produces the protein MSEFSTNPTGRIVEYLEQNRFFTAVVTGLKDRRLRLINHLGREVLLPRSRLLHMSQAPLKGLGRSEAVAALVRRHQRREELAREIDLVTLWELVSGEMEEAEPQDLAEIYFGQEADDDQVAALVRAVLEDKTYFRFRDGRIIVNPPEVVTQIIERREAEARRIRLLQEGSAFLKALWRGEKTDVSPEVKEFVIGLLRDFCLEGEAAREAAMAKDLLKRAELNRPGAPFELLVKAGVFSPDENLDLLRYEIRADFPPEVELEARNLANSPRIGQREDLRSLELFTIDGEETTDYDDALHLRPLPDGLWEVGIHIADVAAYVPPQSRVFEEALDRAQTIYLPDLKIPMLPPSLSEESCSLKAGEDKLALSFFIILDSSGEVRSFRLQPSLIRVRKNLVYEEVDGLLKTSPWEELYRLALILKEKRIEAGALPLPIPEVVIRIKDGRVILEKLEITGSRALVAEMMILANYQAARFLQDSGVPALFRSQPPPRERLIHGSETDLLKNFIQRRAISRGSLSTSAEPHHGLGLPVYTTVTSPIRRMLDLIVQHQLKGALSGQPPFSQEDLEEMAQRLEVATGVANTVKYRRHRYWLLRYLEEHRRRSFAGLVIDLNQRRAQVLLLEPMLVVDVPLSPGQPLEVGQEVEVVILKVNAREDVIKAALASQPR, from the coding sequence ATGTCTGAGTTTTCGACCAACCCCACTGGTCGGATAGTGGAGTATCTCGAACAGAATCGTTTCTTTACCGCGGTGGTGACGGGGCTCAAAGACCGCCGTCTGCGCCTCATAAACCATTTAGGACGGGAGGTCCTTCTGCCCCGCAGCCGCCTGCTCCATATGTCTCAAGCCCCCCTTAAGGGCCTTGGTCGTAGCGAGGCCGTGGCCGCCCTGGTCCGGCGTCACCAGAGACGGGAAGAGCTCGCCCGGGAGATAGATCTCGTTACCCTCTGGGAGCTAGTCTCCGGCGAGATGGAAGAGGCTGAGCCCCAGGATCTGGCCGAGATATACTTTGGTCAAGAGGCCGATGACGACCAGGTGGCCGCTTTGGTGCGGGCAGTTCTGGAAGACAAGACTTATTTTCGTTTTCGCGACGGACGAATCATCGTCAATCCTCCGGAGGTGGTCACTCAGATCATTGAGCGCCGGGAGGCTGAAGCCCGGCGTATAAGACTCCTCCAGGAGGGCAGCGCCTTTCTTAAGGCCCTCTGGCGTGGGGAAAAAACAGATGTCTCTCCAGAGGTCAAGGAGTTTGTCATCGGCCTTCTTCGGGATTTCTGCCTTGAGGGAGAGGCCGCCCGGGAGGCTGCCATGGCCAAAGATCTCCTCAAAAGGGCCGAGCTTAATCGTCCCGGGGCTCCCTTTGAACTTCTGGTCAAGGCCGGCGTGTTCAGCCCGGATGAAAACCTTGATCTCCTTCGCTATGAAATCAGGGCCGACTTTCCCCCGGAGGTGGAACTTGAGGCCCGGAACCTAGCGAATTCCCCCCGGATAGGCCAGCGGGAAGATCTCCGTTCCCTTGAACTTTTTACCATCGATGGCGAAGAGACAACCGACTATGATGACGCCCTCCACCTGCGCCCCCTCCCGGACGGCCTTTGGGAGGTCGGAATTCATATTGCCGACGTGGCCGCCTATGTCCCCCCGCAGTCCCGGGTGTTTGAGGAGGCCCTGGACCGGGCCCAGACCATCTATCTTCCGGACCTCAAGATCCCCATGCTTCCTCCCTCCCTTTCGGAGGAATCCTGTAGCCTTAAAGCCGGGGAAGATAAGCTGGCTCTTTCCTTTTTTATCATCCTTGATTCCTCAGGAGAGGTCCGTTCCTTTAGGCTTCAGCCGAGTCTGATAAGGGTCCGGAAAAATCTGGTCTATGAGGAGGTCGATGGCCTCCTTAAAACGTCTCCCTGGGAGGAGCTCTACCGTTTGGCCCTTATTCTCAAGGAGAAGCGGATCGAGGCCGGGGCCCTGCCTCTTCCTATACCTGAGGTGGTCATTCGGATAAAAGATGGCCGGGTGATCTTGGAGAAGCTGGAGATCACCGGCAGTCGGGCCCTGGTGGCAGAGATGATGATCTTGGCCAACTATCAGGCGGCCCGTTTTCTTCAAGACTCGGGGGTGCCGGCCCTCTTCCGGAGCCAACCGCCTCCCAGAGAGCGCCTTATTCATGGCTCGGAGACGGATCTTCTCAAGAATTTCATCCAGCGCCGGGCCATAAGTCGAGGTAGCCTTTCTACTTCGGCGGAGCCTCACCACGGCTTGGGGCTCCCCGTCTATACCACGGTTACCTCTCCTATCCGGCGAATGCTGGACCTTATTGTTCAGCACCAGTTGAAGGGGGCCCTCTCTGGCCAGCCTCCCTTCAGCCAGGAAGATCTTGAGGAAATGGCCCAGCGGCTGGAAGTGGCCACCGGGGTGGCCAATACGGTTAAATATCGTCGTCATCGCTACTGGCTCCTGCGCTATCTGGAGGAGCACCGCCGGCGTTCCTTTGCCGGCCTGGTTATAGACCTCAATCAGCGTCGGGCCCAGGTGCTTCTGCTCGAACCCATGCTAGTGGTGGATGTTCCCCTTTCGCCGGGACAACCCTTAGAGGTTGGCCAGGAGGTCGAGGTGGTTATCCTAAAGGTAAATGCCCGGGAGGATGTAATTAAGGCGGCCCTGGCTAGTCAGCCACGATAA
- a CDS encoding TIGR03790 family protein: MAVLLSLTLCFLAISWSYSAPKAQPLAERVLIVANKASSDGLEVARYYQKRRQIPAQQLLIIQAPLKEEIDRQSFQEQIKAPIEKYLEERALWDKILFIVLTPGIPLKIKGSGGKNGQRASVDSELCLLYRDMLYGRHRLSGWLPNPYFGGQDKGPFGHRNQEIYLVTRLAGYSKKAALALIDRALRAQAWQRPKFLLNAKTPGNRPGDNWLWATAKALERRRARVIFEWRRFITEAYHLMGYSSWGSNDPRYPRDRGLKLGFLPGALATTFVSTNARTFSPPPPGWKIGRFRQRKTYFAGSPQSLIGDLIEAGVTGVAGNVYEPYLSACARPHLLFPAYLDGRTLAESFYGSLRYLSWQEVVIGDPLTSPYGTPPPRDERERYLRGDYFKARRALYKKMLSQKDSARRRLYLAEIALRQGWRKRAIRHLQKALEFEPRGPYRLMLARLYLEEGNKRAAQKVISGPIPETPPLLRSKANLLLALGDKESAYLLARRVVAETPDSGLSWLLLGRAARAKGLYSEATRALEKASARLGFSPLALTELALALKEEGQKKRARRILEKLLAYPQAVELYPLIFRELEELKKTAGPRR, from the coding sequence GTGGCAGTCCTCCTTTCCTTAACTCTTTGTTTCCTGGCCATCTCCTGGTCCTATTCGGCACCTAAGGCCCAGCCCCTGGCCGAACGGGTTCTCATTGTGGCCAATAAAGCCAGTTCCGACGGCCTGGAGGTAGCCCGCTACTATCAGAAAAGACGCCAAATTCCGGCTCAGCAGCTTCTCATTATTCAGGCTCCCCTCAAAGAGGAGATTGATCGCCAAAGCTTTCAAGAGCAAATAAAGGCCCCCATTGAGAAGTACCTTGAGGAAAGGGCCTTGTGGGATAAGATCCTTTTCATTGTTCTTACTCCGGGAATTCCCCTAAAAATAAAGGGATCTGGAGGTAAAAATGGCCAGAGGGCCTCGGTTGATTCCGAACTTTGCCTTCTTTACCGAGACATGCTCTACGGACGCCATCGCCTCTCCGGATGGCTTCCCAACCCCTACTTCGGGGGCCAAGACAAGGGGCCATTTGGTCATCGCAATCAAGAGATTTATCTGGTTACCAGATTGGCTGGTTACTCCAAAAAGGCCGCTTTGGCCCTCATAGACCGGGCTCTTCGGGCCCAGGCCTGGCAGAGGCCCAAATTTCTTCTCAACGCCAAGACACCAGGAAACCGCCCCGGGGACAACTGGCTGTGGGCCACGGCCAAGGCCCTTGAAAGACGCCGAGCCCGGGTAATCTTCGAGTGGCGCCGCTTTATCACCGAGGCCTACCATCTCATGGGGTATTCCTCATGGGGCTCAAACGACCCTCGCTATCCTCGCGACCGTGGCCTTAAGTTGGGTTTTCTTCCTGGAGCCCTGGCGACAACTTTTGTCTCCACCAATGCCCGCACCTTCAGCCCCCCGCCCCCAGGATGGAAGATAGGCCGCTTTCGTCAGCGCAAGACCTACTTTGCCGGATCGCCTCAATCCCTCATCGGAGACCTCATTGAGGCCGGTGTGACCGGGGTGGCAGGAAACGTTTACGAACCCTATTTGTCGGCCTGCGCCCGGCCACACCTCCTCTTCCCGGCCTATCTTGACGGACGCACCTTGGCGGAGAGCTTTTACGGTTCCCTGAGGTATCTTTCCTGGCAAGAAGTGGTTATCGGAGATCCCTTAACCTCTCCCTATGGGACGCCACCGCCCAGGGATGAACGCGAAAGATACCTTCGAGGAGACTACTTTAAGGCAAGAAGGGCCCTTTATAAGAAAATGCTCTCCCAAAAGGATTCTGCCCGCCGAAGGCTCTATCTGGCCGAAATCGCCCTGCGACAGGGATGGCGCAAAAGGGCTATTAGACATCTCCAAAAGGCCCTGGAATTTGAACCCCGGGGGCCCTATCGGCTGATGCTTGCCCGGCTTTATCTGGAGGAGGGCAACAAGAGGGCGGCCCAGAAGGTTATCTCCGGCCCCATACCGGAAACCCCTCCTCTTTTAAGAAGCAAGGCCAATCTTCTTCTGGCCCTGGGAGACAAGGAATCCGCCTATCTTCTGGCCCGCAGGGTGGTGGCCGAGACCCCCGACTCAGGGCTTTCCTGGCTCCTTTTAGGAAGAGCGGCCCGGGCAAAGGGACTTTACTCCGAGGCCACAAGGGCCCTGGAGAAGGCCTCAGCCAGGCTGGGTTTCTCTCCTCTAGCCCTTACAGAGCTGGCCCTGGCCCTTAAAGAGGAGGGCCAGAAAAAAAGGGCCCGACGGATTCTAGAAAAACTTCTTGCCTATCCCCAGGCGGTAGAACTTTATCCGCTTATCTTCCGGGAGCTTGAAGAACTCAAGAAGACTGCCGGGCCTCGTCGGTAA
- a CDS encoding rod shape-determining protein has protein sequence MFGLFRKGIALDLGTVNTTIWDAKEGLLLKEPSLVARHHESGEVLAVGQKARKFWGKTPPDIEVIKPLKEGAVADFEACRAMIEEFLEKAREAGGRLRRVLVVASMCLRPVEKKALSQVVEEAGAGRALVVEEPLAAAVGAGLDIFARRSQMILCLGGGTTQLAVFSAGEIIFEDCVRVAGNSLTENVINYLWRKYRLLVGEPTAEELKIRLAAATPQNEPLLETISGKDSSGIPKTAEVTEEDIREAIRHGLEDIALTVENAFSEMPAGFAREAKEAGIILTGGGALIRGIKEFLEDRIKTPVAVAAEPLEAPARGGALILEKTKPYREFIYR, from the coding sequence ATGTTCGGTCTCTTCCGCAAAGGGATTGCCCTTGATCTGGGCACGGTCAACACCACTATCTGGGACGCCAAAGAAGGTCTTCTGCTCAAAGAGCCCTCCCTGGTAGCCCGTCATCACGAAAGCGGTGAAGTTCTGGCTGTAGGCCAAAAGGCCCGCAAGTTCTGGGGAAAGACGCCCCCAGACATCGAGGTCATCAAACCCCTTAAAGAGGGGGCCGTGGCCGATTTTGAGGCCTGTCGGGCCATGATTGAAGAGTTTCTGGAAAAGGCCCGAGAGGCTGGGGGGCGCCTTCGTCGGGTTTTGGTGGTGGCCTCCATGTGTCTGAGGCCGGTGGAGAAGAAGGCCCTTTCTCAGGTGGTCGAGGAGGCCGGAGCCGGACGGGCCCTGGTAGTCGAGGAGCCCTTGGCCGCCGCGGTGGGGGCTGGTCTGGATATATTTGCCCGTCGCTCTCAGATGATTCTCTGCCTCGGCGGAGGAACTACCCAGTTGGCCGTCTTTAGTGCCGGGGAGATCATCTTTGAAGACTGTGTCCGGGTAGCTGGAAACAGCCTTACAGAAAACGTAATCAACTACCTCTGGCGGAAATATCGCCTCTTAGTGGGAGAGCCTACTGCCGAGGAGCTCAAAATCCGTCTGGCCGCAGCCACGCCTCAGAACGAACCCCTCCTGGAGACCATCTCTGGCAAGGATTCAAGCGGCATTCCCAAGACAGCCGAGGTAACCGAAGAAGACATCCGAGAGGCCATAAGACATGGTCTGGAAGATATTGCCCTGACGGTGGAAAACGCCTTCTCGGAGATGCCGGCCGGTTTTGCCCGCGAGGCCAAGGAGGCCGGTATTATTCTTACCGGTGGAGGGGCCCTTATTCGGGGAATAAAAGAATTTTTAGAAGACAGAATTAAAACCCCGGTAGCGGTAGCCGCCGAGCCCCTTGAGGCTCCGGCCCGTGGTGGGGCCCTTATCCTGGAAAAAACCAAACCTTATCGGGAATTCATCTACCGATGA
- the hisA gene encoding 1-(5-phosphoribosyl)-5-[(5-phosphoribosylamino)methylideneamino]imidazole-4-carboxamide isomerase — translation MLVVPAIDLKGGRCVRLYQGQMDKETVFSQDPVAMARRWEAEGAELLHLVDLDGAVSGQPVNKPEIEAILKAVSVPVELGGGIRDLATIEEYLALGVDRVILGTIACREPELVREACRLFPGRIVVGIDVRGEKVAVSGWVDTVEIHFLDLAKLFEEAGPRAIIFTDISRDGTRSGVNVEKTRSLVEAVSIPVYAAGGVSTLEDIRQLLPLASLGLEGVITGRAIYTGSLDLREAIALAKKARI, via the coding sequence ATGCTTGTCGTTCCGGCAATTGATCTTAAAGGTGGCCGCTGTGTCCGCCTTTATCAAGGACAGATGGACAAAGAGACCGTCTTCTCCCAGGATCCAGTGGCCATGGCCCGGCGCTGGGAGGCTGAAGGGGCTGAATTGCTTCATTTGGTCGATCTGGATGGGGCTGTTTCAGGACAGCCGGTAAATAAACCGGAAATAGAGGCCATCCTTAAGGCTGTCTCGGTTCCGGTGGAGCTCGGAGGTGGAATCAGGGATCTTGCCACCATAGAGGAGTATCTGGCTCTGGGGGTGGACCGGGTCATCCTGGGGACTATCGCTTGCCGGGAGCCAGAACTTGTGCGAGAGGCCTGCCGCCTTTTTCCTGGGCGGATCGTGGTGGGCATTGATGTCCGGGGAGAGAAGGTGGCTGTCTCCGGCTGGGTAGATACGGTAGAAATTCACTTCCTGGATCTGGCCAAGCTTTTTGAGGAGGCCGGGCCGCGGGCTATCATCTTTACCGATATCAGTCGCGACGGCACTCGCTCTGGGGTCAATGTGGAAAAGACCCGGTCCCTGGTGGAGGCCGTCTCGATTCCTGTTTATGCCGCCGGTGGAGTCTCCACCCTGGAAGATATACGGCAACTTCTGCCTCTGGCTTCGCTGGGGTTGGAGGGGGTTATTACCGGACGGGCCATCTATACTGGTAGCCTTGACCTTCGCGAGGCCATCGCCCTGGCCAAGAAAGCCCGCATCTAA
- the mtnA gene encoding S-methyl-5-thioribose-1-phosphate isomerase, with product MKARNTAPDIICPISWEGDHLLMLDQRLLPWKERWLKLRTARDVHRAIKEMVIRGAPAIGIAAAFGLVLAARGAVRRPRRFLETLEKAASLLATARPTAVNLFWTLSRMMNLARSLWPGEPQEIFARLEEEAQAIWSEDVAANRRMGHLGAQLIADGSTVLTHCNAGALATGGYGTALGVIRAAVESGKKIQVLADETRPYLQGARLTAWELARVGIPVTVINDSAAGYLIAKGQVSAIVVGADRIAANGDVANKIGTYTLAVLASRHGIPFYVAAPRSTVDLKTPEGQRIPIEQRAPEEVHFCGRQRMTPSGVEALAVAFDVTPAELITAIITEVGVLRPPYGPALEAALRED from the coding sequence ATGAAGGCCAGAAACACCGCCCCGGATATTATCTGCCCTATCTCCTGGGAAGGAGACCATCTCCTTATGCTTGACCAACGGCTCCTTCCCTGGAAGGAACGATGGCTCAAGTTACGCACCGCCAGGGACGTCCACCGGGCCATAAAGGAAATGGTCATTCGAGGGGCACCAGCCATAGGAATCGCCGCCGCCTTTGGCCTGGTCTTGGCAGCCAGAGGGGCTGTCCGTCGGCCTCGCCGCTTTCTGGAGACTTTGGAGAAAGCGGCCTCGCTACTGGCCACCGCAAGGCCCACGGCGGTGAACCTCTTCTGGACCCTTTCCCGAATGATGAACCTGGCCCGCTCCCTGTGGCCAGGAGAACCGCAAGAGATTTTTGCCCGTCTGGAGGAAGAAGCCCAGGCCATCTGGAGCGAAGATGTCGCCGCCAACCGGCGCATGGGCCACCTGGGAGCCCAGCTGATCGCCGACGGAAGCACCGTCCTCACCCACTGTAATGCCGGAGCCCTGGCTACGGGCGGCTACGGCACGGCCTTGGGAGTCATCCGGGCCGCCGTTGAGTCAGGGAAGAAGATCCAAGTCCTCGCCGATGAGACCAGACCCTATCTTCAAGGGGCCAGACTGACGGCCTGGGAGCTGGCCAGGGTGGGAATCCCGGTGACGGTGATCAACGACTCGGCGGCAGGATACCTTATCGCCAAGGGTCAGGTCTCGGCTATTGTTGTCGGTGCCGACAGAATCGCTGCCAATGGAGACGTGGCCAATAAGATTGGCACTTACACTTTGGCTGTTCTGGCCTCGCGGCACGGGATACCCTTTTACGTAGCTGCCCCGAGGTCCACTGTTGACCTTAAGACCCCGGAGGGTCAGAGGATTCCCATCGAACAAAGAGCTCCGGAGGAGGTCCACTTCTGTGGTCGGCAGCGAATGACTCCATCCGGGGTAGAGGCCCTGGCCGTGGCCTTTGACGTCACCCCGGCCGAGCTAATTACAGCGATAATCACTGAGGTAGGCGTTCTCCGACCACCTTACGGACCAGCCCTTGAGGCCGCGCTGAGGGAAGACTAG